In Balneola sp., one genomic interval encodes:
- a CDS encoding succinate--CoA ligase subunit alpha, whose protein sequence is MSVLVGNDTRLIVQGFTGSEGSFHAGQMIEYGTNVVGGVTPGKGGQTHLDRPVFNTVAEAVKEVNANTSVIFVPPAFAGDAITEAAFAGIEVIICITEGIPVKDMIVAKQIVSSHGATLIGPNCPGVITPGEAKVGIMPGSIFTPGKVGLISRSGTLTYEAVDQLTKEGLGQSTAIGIGGDPVIGTTHLDAVKMLNDDPDTDSIVLIGEIGGTAEEEAAAWIKDNCQKPVVAFIAGSTAPPGRRMGHAGAIISGGKGTAQEKKKALAAAGITVVESPAEIGVTIKKMLETA, encoded by the coding sequence ATGAGTGTATTAGTTGGAAATGATACCCGCCTGATTGTTCAGGGATTTACCGGAAGCGAGGGTAGCTTCCACGCCGGACAAATGATTGAATACGGTACCAATGTAGTTGGTGGTGTTACTCCCGGAAAAGGTGGACAAACCCATTTAGACCGACCCGTTTTTAATACCGTTGCTGAAGCGGTTAAAGAAGTAAATGCTAATACTTCCGTAATTTTTGTACCTCCTGCATTTGCCGGTGATGCTATTACTGAAGCAGCTTTTGCCGGAATTGAAGTAATTATCTGTATTACAGAAGGTATTCCTGTTAAAGACATGATTGTAGCCAAGCAGATTGTAAGCAGTCATGGAGCAACTTTGATTGGACCTAACTGTCCGGGTGTTATAACTCCGGGAGAAGCTAAAGTTGGAATTATGCCAGGCAGTATTTTTACACCGGGCAAGGTTGGGCTTATATCCCGTTCAGGTACTCTTACCTACGAAGCCGTTGACCAGCTTACCAAAGAAGGTCTTGGCCAAAGTACAGCAATTGGAATTGGTGGCGATCCTGTTATTGGAACCACTCACCTTGATGCTGTTAAAATGCTGAACGATGATCCTGATACCGACTCTATTGTTTTGATTGGAGAAATTGGCGGAACTGCTGAAGAAGAAGCAGCTGCCTGGATTAAAGATAATTGCCAGAAACCTGTTGTAGCATTTATTGCAGGCTCAACGGCTCCTCCGGGACGTCGAATGGGACACGCAGGTGCAATCATCTCTGGTGGTAAAGGAACCGCTCAAGAGAAAAAGAAAGCTCTTGCTGCAGCTGGAATTACTGTAGTTGAAAGTCCGGCTGAGATTGGTGTTACAATTAAGAAAATGCTTGAAACTGCTTAA
- a CDS encoding DNA-binding protein: MSTDLANQIKNIRNQKGFSQELLAEKTELSLRTIQRVENAETEPRGDTLLRITEALEVTPDQLLEWNQVEDQSTLVVMSLSALGFLFTPILGVILPLVIWISRKDRVKKADMIGRKVINFQLTFTALIYLMQGLLFMIPILQLDIGFWLEGLFDYLNISPILFQPIIFGIPYLYNLGSIIINTFRIRAGDEVSFSPSVKLLK, encoded by the coding sequence ATGAGTACCGATTTAGCGAATCAGATAAAAAACATCCGGAATCAAAAAGGTTTTTCGCAGGAACTCCTTGCCGAGAAAACGGAACTGAGCCTAAGGACTATTCAGCGAGTTGAAAATGCAGAAACTGAACCCAGAGGTGATACCCTCCTACGAATTACGGAAGCGCTGGAAGTCACCCCCGATCAGCTTTTAGAATGGAATCAAGTTGAAGATCAATCCACCTTAGTTGTGATGAGTCTTTCGGCGCTCGGCTTTCTATTTACACCAATCCTTGGGGTTATCCTTCCACTTGTTATATGGATTTCAAGAAAAGATAGAGTCAAGAAAGCTGATATGATTGGCCGAAAAGTGATCAACTTCCAGCTCACATTCACGGCACTCATTTATCTGATGCAAGGTTTACTTTTCATGATACCCATACTCCAATTAGACATTGGCTTCTGGCTGGAGGGGTTGTTTGACTACCTAAACATCTCACCTATTTTATTTCAGCCGATTATTTTTGGGATTCCCTATCTGTACAATCTTGGAAGTATCATCATAAATACTTTCAGAATAAGAGCCGGAGATGAAGTTAGTTTTTCACCATCTGTTAAACTGCTAAAATAG